A genomic stretch from Juglans microcarpa x Juglans regia isolate MS1-56 chromosome 3S, Jm3101_v1.0, whole genome shotgun sequence includes:
- the LOC121258713 gene encoding uncharacterized protein LOC121258713, which yields MTVRQYATRFTELSRFAAYLIPDEEKKTRKFEEGLNYRIYERVMVLQIQKFSELVHKATLVEHNLKRGAELQEQRKRATPQGFPSSDQGQWKKRNEGSSSSQRQMQGNLTPNPCKFCNRIHCGECRKEVGSCFKCGKDGHFIRECPLLAENNRRPNPPQNFRPNSQRNNQRRTVPARVFALTPGEAEDKKDVITGIIL from the coding sequence ATGACTGTGCGCCAGTATGCTACAAGGTTTACAGAATTATCACGTTTTGCTGCATACTTGATTCCcgatgaggagaaaaagactAGGAAGTTTGAAGAAGGTTTGAACTACAGGATCTATGAGCGGGTGATGGTCTTACAGATTCAGAAATTTTCAGAATTAGTACACAAGGCGACGCTAGTTGAACATAATCTGAAGAGGGGTGCTGAATTGcaagaacagaggaagagagctACTCCACAAGGGTTTCCTAGTTCGGATCAAGGgcaatggaaaaagagaaatgaggggAGCAGTTCGAGTCAGAGACAGATGCAGGGAAATCTTACACCTAACCCCTGTAAGTTTTGTAACCGCATACACTGTGGGGAGTGCAGGAAGGAAGTGGGATCATGTTTCAAATGCGGTAAAGATGGGCATTTCATTAGAGAATGTCCATTGCTTGCGGAGAACAACAGAAGGCCAAACCCACCCCAAAACTTTAGGCCGAATAGTCAACGCAATAATCAGCGGAGGACGGTACCTGCTCGGGTGTTTGCGTTGACACCGGGAGAAGCTGAGGACAAGAAGGATGTCATCACAGGTATAATTCTCTAA